From the genome of Pirellulales bacterium, one region includes:
- a CDS encoding DUF4129 domain-containing protein has translation MQDIQPPPARYPQSLGWRAIACVAIGVMLACFDMPGSWAPFWGNCLAQEAEFPEDWDEPQSAIETPAESPAPSGPEIVEYEGEKIDPAEATAAGKQAFAGTSNFPWYDRARDETRAIRIPPPRTNWSSQSQQPINPGTPPTTSALDIIQLFFWLVVVLLLAGILWIVIRMFWRGDNDGFTRVRAPGGVIRAARLEELPVELNPAVRDLLSEAARLTEAGDTRLAIIYLYSHLLVTLDQYQLIYLSKGKTNRQYYREIRQSPAAQARPELSDYFHRVMLAFEESFFGGHELPPSLLREFLAAWPNVPLWLRPGAEGQA, from the coding sequence ATGCAGGACATTCAGCCACCTCCGGCAAGATACCCCCAGTCCCTTGGTTGGCGCGCTATTGCCTGCGTGGCGATCGGGGTGATGCTGGCTTGTTTTGATATGCCGGGCTCATGGGCGCCATTTTGGGGGAACTGCCTCGCCCAGGAAGCTGAGTTTCCCGAGGATTGGGATGAACCCCAATCCGCCATAGAAACACCGGCAGAGTCTCCGGCACCGTCCGGTCCCGAAATTGTCGAGTATGAAGGGGAAAAGATCGACCCCGCCGAGGCGACCGCCGCGGGCAAGCAGGCATTCGCTGGCACGAGCAACTTTCCCTGGTATGATCGCGCGCGGGATGAGACGCGGGCGATTCGCATTCCTCCCCCGCGCACCAACTGGTCATCGCAGTCGCAACAACCGATTAATCCCGGCACGCCCCCCACGACCTCCGCGCTTGATATCATCCAGCTCTTTTTTTGGCTGGTGGTAGTGTTATTGCTGGCGGGAATCTTGTGGATTGTCATTCGCATGTTTTGGCGGGGGGACAACGACGGATTTACGCGGGTACGCGCGCCGGGTGGCGTCATCCGGGCCGCGCGGCTCGAGGAACTGCCAGTCGAGCTTAACCCCGCGGTGCGGGACTTATTGTCCGAGGCGGCCCGCTTGACCGAGGCGGGGGATACCCGGCTGGCCATTATCTATCTCTACAGCCATCTCTTGGTGACTTTGGATCAATATCAGCTCATTTACCTGTCCAAGGGCAAAACCAACCGCCAGTATTACCGCGAGATCCGCCAATCCCCCGCGGCGCAGGCGCGGCCCGAATTAAGCGATTACTTTCATCGGGTCATGCTCGCCTTTGAAGAGAGCTTTTTTGGCGGGCATGAGTTACCCCCTTCTCTGCTGCGGGAATTTTTGGCCGCTTGGCCCAACGTCCCGCTGTGGCTGCGTCCCGGAGCGGAGGGTCAAGCATGA
- a CDS encoding stage II sporulation protein M — MKVVELLEARRLYWRELEQLCSRLEKTYGTKSPDSVLRLGTLYRAACADLALADAYQLPPNTISYLHQLVARAHNHLYRSRRFDPRAWITEIFVHVPQRLFQDGYLRLAFVLFWGLFITAFFLARNSTDFCENLLQPEMMEQMRNMYSDPPQGRDINQNMEMFTFYIMHNAGIGLECFAWGLLLGIGGLFKTVYNAAYLGGVFGYMASLEGPEREHFFEFVTAHGPFELTAIILAAAAGMRMGFSLISTRGLTRAAALELGAKEAFPTACAAVILFILAASIEGFVSPSAMPYWSKAMIAAISSGLLIYYFVVLGYPRKEAHVRSE; from the coding sequence ATGAAAGTCGTGGAATTGCTGGAAGCGCGGCGGCTCTATTGGCGAGAGCTGGAACAGCTGTGCTCCCGGTTAGAAAAAACGTACGGGACCAAGTCCCCCGATAGCGTGCTGCGACTGGGAACCCTATACCGGGCGGCATGCGCGGATCTGGCGCTGGCGGACGCTTATCAATTGCCGCCAAACACCATCTCATATTTGCACCAGTTGGTGGCCCGGGCGCACAACCATTTGTACCGCAGCCGGCGGTTTGATCCGCGGGCCTGGATTACCGAGATATTTGTGCATGTGCCGCAACGGTTGTTCCAGGATGGTTATTTGCGGTTGGCGTTTGTGCTGTTTTGGGGGTTGTTTATCACGGCGTTTTTTTTAGCGCGCAACTCAACGGATTTTTGTGAGAATTTGCTGCAGCCCGAAATGATGGAGCAAATGCGCAATATGTACAGCGATCCGCCGCAGGGGCGCGATATCAACCAAAACATGGAAATGTTCACGTTTTACATTATGCATAACGCCGGCATCGGCCTGGAATGCTTTGCCTGGGGTCTGCTGCTGGGGATTGGCGGATTATTTAAGACGGTCTATAACGCGGCTTATCTGGGGGGAGTGTTTGGTTATATGGCCAGCCTGGAGGGACCGGAAAGAGAACATTTTTTTGAATTTGTCACGGCGCACGGGCCGTTTGAACTAACGGCGATCATCCTGGCCGCCGCGGCGGGGATGCGGATGGGGTTTTCGCTGATCAGCACCCGCGGCCTGACCCGGGCGGCCGCGTTGGAATTAGGCGCAAAGGAGGCCTTTCCCACGGCCTGCGCTGCGGTGATTTTATTTATTTTGGCCGCCAGTATCGAGGGGTTTGTCTCTCCCTCGGCCATGCCTTATTGGTCCAAAGCGATGATCGCCGCCATTTCCAGCGGACTGTTGATTTACTACTTTGTGGTTTTGGGCTATCCCCGGAAGGAAGCGCATGTCCGATCTGAATAA
- a CDS encoding DUF362 domain-containing protein, translated as MSHLPDLVAAACTAHADYPRTSPYHPSESYPEYPYRQTEGSAPLGALLGTEPNEIYAAVRESLRLAGLDAANFGTSAWNPLGQFIRPGQFVLLKPNLVKEWHPRDPDGWIYVITHGSVIRAVADYVWIALAGRGRVMVADAPQTDSKFSAMVKLMELDRLADFYRGQGQNLELVDLRKEEWENVDEVIVERRKLAGDPCGYQAYDLADRSEFFQHAGVGRYYGADYDDDELNRHHTADKHEYLISGSAVACDVYINLPKLKTHKKAGITVNLKNLVGVNGDKNWLPHHTVGTPADGGDQFPNRSWKTWLEHTGAQTLRKTALALPGVGTWLLKRARRAGKKAFGDGNQTIRSGNWHGNDTTWRMCLDLNKIVLYGRPDGTFRPAELPAAKPYLCFVDGVLGGEGNGPMDPDPLASRCILFGSNPGVVDAASAVILGYDVDKIPIVRQAFHARGFPISTGNWREKRLASNRPEWNGTLGELTGSAATLHTRPHFGWVGHIEAARTK; from the coding sequence ATGAGCCACCTGCCGGACCTTGTCGCCGCAGCTTGTACCGCGCATGCGGATTATCCGCGCACTTCCCCGTATCATCCCAGCGAGTCTTATCCCGAATACCCCTACCGCCAAACGGAAGGCTCCGCTCCCCTCGGGGCGCTGCTGGGGACGGAACCCAACGAAATCTATGCCGCTGTGCGCGAATCACTTCGCTTGGCGGGACTGGACGCGGCAAACTTTGGCACGTCGGCCTGGAATCCCCTGGGCCAGTTCATCCGCCCCGGTCAGTTTGTGCTGCTCAAACCCAACCTGGTCAAGGAATGGCACCCCCGTGATCCGGACGGCTGGATTTATGTCATCACGCATGGCAGCGTGATTCGCGCCGTGGCTGATTATGTGTGGATCGCGCTTGCGGGCCGGGGGCGGGTCATGGTGGCCGACGCTCCGCAAACGGATAGCAAATTCTCAGCGATGGTCAAATTGATGGAACTGGACCGGTTGGCGGACTTTTACCGCGGCCAAGGACAAAACCTGGAGTTGGTCGATTTGCGCAAGGAAGAATGGGAAAATGTGGACGAGGTGATCGTCGAGCGGCGCAAACTGGCCGGCGATCCCTGCGGTTACCAAGCCTACGATCTGGCCGACCGCAGCGAATTTTTCCAACATGCCGGCGTGGGTCGGTATTACGGCGCGGATTATGACGATGATGAACTCAATCGCCACCACACCGCCGACAAACACGAGTACCTGATCAGCGGATCGGCGGTCGCCTGCGATGTGTATATCAACCTGCCTAAACTGAAAACCCATAAAAAAGCGGGAATCACGGTCAATCTAAAAAATCTGGTCGGCGTCAACGGCGACAAAAACTGGCTGCCGCACCATACCGTGGGGACCCCCGCTGACGGCGGCGACCAATTTCCCAACCGCAGTTGGAAGACCTGGCTGGAACACACCGGGGCGCAGACCTTGCGCAAAACCGCGCTCGCGCTCCCCGGCGTGGGAACCTGGCTGCTCAAGCGGGCCCGCCGCGCCGGTAAAAAAGCGTTTGGCGATGGAAATCAAACCATCCGCAGCGGTAACTGGCACGGCAACGATACCACATGGCGAATGTGCCTGGATTTGAATAAAATCGTGCTCTATGGCCGCCCCGACGGCACTTTTCGCCCGGCGGAATTGCCCGCCGCCAAGCCCTATTTGTGCTTTGTCGACGGCGTCCTGGGGGGAGAAGGAAACGGCCCCATGGATCCCGATCCGCTGGCCTCCCGCTGCATCCTCTTTGGCAGTAATCCCGGTGTGGTGGATGCGGCATCGGCCGTGATTTTAGGGTATGATGTCGATAAAATCCCCATTGTGCGGCAGGCCTTTCACGCACGTGGATTCCCCATTTCCACTGGCAACTGGCGGGAAAAACGTTTAGCCAGCAACCGGCCCGAGTGGAATGGCACGTTAGGAGAATTAACCGGTAGCGCGGCGACGCTGCACACCCGGCCCCACTTTGGCTGGGTGGGTCATATCGAGGCCGCACGCACCAAATAA
- a CDS encoding DUF58 domain-containing protein, whose translation MPSLPLLFAAWPWENFNPVMWLLASLLPLLGLAAIYRVYPRWPQLGFALLAACVTLILIIYPGGLWLVLLLDGALVLAAMIDLFSLPRRSHFAVQRETQKIASLRKPQHIRLEVQNYSRRGYLVEIRDDLPPGAIAEPAEFRAVLFAQTRSLMEYSLTANQRGELTLTKVYLRVRSRWGLWHRDLEYPLHTLLHVYPDMKQLEEYAILARTNRLSLLGVRRTRKIGQDNEFERLRDFTRDDSYKHLDWRSTARRRKLTVRDFQANQSQRIVFMIDCGRMMTNEAAGLSLLDHALNSMLMLSYVALRQGDAVGMLCFSNEIHSYVPPRSGGTQMNRLLHAGFNRFPRLVESRYDEAFLYLSANCRKRSLVILLTNIIDEVNAQQVQRYLGAIAGRHLSLGVLLRDRTLFDAVENTPRGDQELYAAAAAADLLLWRRQVITRLGTLGVRSLDLFPEEVTAPLINTYLDIKARHLL comes from the coding sequence ATGCCTTCCCTGCCCCTCCTCTTTGCCGCGTGGCCGTGGGAAAATTTCAATCCCGTGATGTGGCTCTTGGCCAGTCTGCTGCCACTCTTGGGCCTGGCCGCTATTTATCGGGTTTATCCCCGTTGGCCGCAGTTGGGCTTTGCGTTGTTGGCCGCATGCGTAACGCTTATTCTTATTATTTATCCGGGGGGCTTGTGGCTGGTGTTGCTGCTGGACGGGGCGTTGGTGTTAGCGGCCATGATAGACTTGTTTTCGTTGCCGCGGCGTTCCCACTTTGCCGTGCAGCGCGAAACCCAAAAAATCGCCTCCTTGCGCAAGCCGCAACACATCCGATTAGAGGTTCAAAACTATAGCCGCCGCGGCTATCTCGTGGAGATTCGTGATGACCTGCCCCCCGGCGCCATAGCCGAACCAGCTGAATTTCGCGCGGTCCTGTTTGCCCAAACCCGCTCCCTCATGGAATATTCCCTCACCGCCAACCAGCGGGGAGAACTAACCCTTACAAAGGTTTATCTCCGTGTCCGCAGCCGCTGGGGATTGTGGCACCGCGACCTGGAATATCCCCTGCATACCCTCTTGCATGTCTATCCCGACATGAAGCAACTCGAGGAATACGCCATCCTGGCCCGCACCAACCGCCTCAGTCTACTGGGCGTGCGGCGCACCCGCAAAATTGGCCAGGATAACGAGTTTGAGCGGCTACGCGACTTTACCCGCGATGATTCTTACAAGCATCTGGACTGGCGCAGCACCGCCCGCCGACGCAAGCTTACCGTGCGGGATTTTCAAGCCAATCAAAGCCAGCGCATCGTGTTTATGATCGATTGCGGACGCATGATGACCAACGAGGCCGCCGGGCTAAGCCTGCTGGATCACGCCCTTAATAGCATGCTGATGCTCAGCTATGTGGCCTTGCGGCAGGGGGACGCCGTGGGCATGCTGTGCTTTTCCAACGAAATCCACAGTTACGTTCCCCCACGCTCGGGGGGAACGCAAATGAACCGCCTGCTGCATGCGGGGTTTAACCGCTTTCCCCGGCTGGTCGAATCCCGCTACGACGAGGCCTTTTTGTACTTGTCCGCCAATTGCCGCAAACGTTCGCTGGTGATTCTCTTGACCAATATCATCGACGAAGTCAACGCCCAGCAGGTGCAGCGGTATCTGGGGGCGATCGCGGGGCGGCACTTGTCGCTGGGGGTGTTATTACGGGACCGGACGCTGTTTGACGCGGTGGAAAACACCCCCCGCGGCGACCAAGAACTGTACGCCGCGGCCGCGGCGGCGGATTTGCTTCTGTGGCGGCGGCAGGTGATCACGCGGCTGGGTACATTGGGCGTGCGGTCGCTCGATCTTTTTCCCGAGGAAGTCACCGCCCCCCTGATTAACACGTACTTGGATATTAAGGCCCGGCATTTGCTATAA
- a CDS encoding MoxR family ATPase, with protein sequence MGQFQPGNLAGTVPYQPATPAGQPASSSASKASNATDLQMPGGDQATTTATRMLAGANLGGQGRGGDMSPTMRTFQSIVQELRKVYIGQDELILGTLIALFSSGHVLIESVPGLGKTLFVRALGRVLGCQFGRIQFTADLMPSDITGSPIFDMKTQEFRFHPGPVFTQILLADEINRSPAKTHAALLEIMQEYRVTIERTSHQIARPFLVLATQNPIESEGTYNLPEAQLDRFMFKLAVNYPTAAEELTVLRLHGQQADLDATLRDEVNVVSSPAEITALTKSHANVRIEDKLFDYINNIVRLTRSWPQFHMGASPRAGLALVQGARTLAAFHGRDYAVPDDVIQIVLPALRHRVVLTAEADVEGHQVDDQLRQLLNTIEVPRM encoded by the coding sequence TTGGGACAGTTTCAACCCGGAAATTTAGCGGGGACGGTCCCTTATCAACCGGCCACCCCCGCCGGCCAACCCGCTTCCTCCTCCGCATCTAAGGCGTCCAACGCCACCGATCTGCAAATGCCCGGCGGGGATCAGGCAACCACGACCGCTACGCGCATGCTGGCGGGCGCAAATCTGGGGGGCCAAGGCCGGGGGGGAGATATGTCCCCCACCATGCGCACGTTTCAAAGCATCGTCCAGGAACTGCGCAAAGTATACATCGGCCAGGATGAGTTGATCCTGGGAACCTTGATCGCCCTGTTTTCCAGCGGGCATGTCCTGATCGAAAGCGTCCCCGGACTAGGCAAGACGCTCTTTGTGCGGGCGCTGGGGCGCGTGCTGGGCTGCCAATTTGGCCGGATTCAGTTTACCGCGGACTTGATGCCCTCCGACATCACCGGTTCGCCGATCTTTGATATGAAAACCCAAGAGTTCCGGTTTCATCCGGGGCCGGTTTTTACGCAGATCTTGCTGGCGGACGAGATCAACCGTTCTCCCGCCAAGACGCACGCGGCGCTGCTGGAGATCATGCAGGAATACCGGGTCACGATCGAACGGACCAGCCACCAAATCGCGCGTCCGTTCCTGGTGCTCGCGACGCAAAATCCCATTGAAAGCGAGGGAACTTATAACCTGCCCGAGGCCCAGCTTGACCGCTTTATGTTTAAGCTGGCGGTCAACTATCCCACCGCCGCCGAGGAATTGACCGTTCTGCGGCTGCATGGGCAACAAGCCGACCTGGACGCGACACTGCGGGACGAAGTGAATGTGGTCAGTTCCCCCGCCGAAATCACCGCCCTGACCAAATCACACGCCAACGTGCGCATCGAGGATAAATTATTTGATTACATTAATAATATCGTGCGGTTGACGCGCTCTTGGCCGCAGTTTCATATGGGGGCTTCCCCCCGCGCGGGCCTGGCCCTGGTGCAGGGGGCCCGCACCTTGGCCGCTTTTCATGGGCGGGACTATGCGGTGCCTGACGATGTGATCCAGATTGTGCTCCCCGCACTGCGTCACCGGGTGGTCCTGACCGCCGAGGCCGATGTGGAAGGACACCAGGTGGACGACCAACTGCGACAACTGCTCAATACGATCGAAGTCCCGCGAATGTAA
- a CDS encoding glycosyltransferase, whose protein sequence is MPRILLNTTVINKGGALQTSSNFLAYILRQPTEFEWELALSPQVASAAESLGVAFSRSPRIFANSPARDSAARRDLRAFADEVRPDAVFTFSGPAYVAFGQPHLLGCSEPWVTHAGLAAYRSLDFPREWFSFGLTTLYKMWWVRRANRWVMQTEASRQGLHRRLGIPLEKIDVISNSCGAVYYAHRDAARPFPRSDRRLRIFCFSAPYKHKNLQVLPRIAAELKRIMPERSFEIVLTLPPDGPDWQNLQSAAAALNVADRLTNHGPIPVSQGPELFSQCDFLLLPTVLETFSATYPESMAMGLPIVTSDLDFARDICGPAALYFPPRDANAAVGQIVKLLRDEALWNSLVQAGKERLKNFPEPGERSEAYLDVLRKLLAETRP, encoded by the coding sequence ATGCCCCGAATTTTACTCAATACGACCGTCATCAACAAAGGGGGCGCGCTGCAGACCAGTAGCAACTTTTTAGCGTATATCCTCCGCCAACCGACCGAATTTGAATGGGAATTGGCTCTTTCTCCCCAGGTTGCCAGCGCCGCTGAAAGCCTGGGGGTGGCCTTTTCCCGATCACCGCGGATCTTTGCCAATTCCCCCGCGCGCGACAGCGCCGCCCGGCGTGACCTGCGCGCCTTTGCGGATGAAGTGCGGCCGGACGCGGTCTTTACCTTTAGCGGTCCGGCGTATGTGGCCTTTGGCCAGCCGCATTTGCTGGGTTGCAGCGAGCCCTGGGTGACACACGCGGGATTGGCCGCCTATCGCAGCTTGGACTTTCCCCGCGAATGGTTCAGCTTTGGCCTGACCACGCTGTACAAAATGTGGTGGGTGCGGCGGGCGAATCGTTGGGTGATGCAGACCGAGGCCTCGCGCCAGGGTCTGCACCGGCGGTTGGGGATACCGCTGGAAAAAATTGATGTGATCAGCAACAGTTGTGGCGCGGTTTATTATGCCCACCGCGATGCGGCGCGGCCATTTCCCCGGTCGGACCGGCGGTTGCGGATTTTTTGCTTTTCGGCGCCGTACAAGCATAAGAATTTACAAGTGCTGCCACGGATCGCGGCGGAACTAAAACGGATCATGCCGGAGAGATCGTTTGAAATTGTCCTGACGCTGCCGCCGGATGGGCCGGACTGGCAAAACCTGCAATCGGCCGCAGCCGCGCTCAATGTGGCGGATCGGCTGACCAATCATGGCCCGATTCCGGTCAGCCAGGGACCGGAACTGTTTTCACAATGCGATTTCTTGCTCCTCCCGACCGTGCTCGAGACCTTTAGCGCGACCTATCCCGAGTCCATGGCGATGGGCCTGCCGATTGTCACCTCGGATTTGGATTTTGCCCGCGATATTTGCGGGCCAGCCGCGCTTTACTTTCCCCCCCGTGATGCAAACGCGGCGGTGGGGCAAATTGTAAAGTTGCTACGGGATGAGGCGCTGTGGAATTCGTTGGTCCAGGCGGGAAAAGAGCGGCTCAAGAATTTTCCTGAACCCGGCGAACGAAGCGAAGCCTACCTGGATGTGCTGCGCAAGCTACTGGCGGAGACGCGGCCATGA
- a CDS encoding fatty acid CoA ligase family protein produces MNAPESLPAAPSYQDAPAIDTTTSAAPLVSECLAEMARRYPQQIAIRDPRSQGFYRDTATGRLRQRYREITFDQLAANVRDLSRGLVQEGVTPGTRLALLVPPSIEFITLVFALLRAGVAQILIDPGMGPQNLIRCLAEAQPAGFITTPLGHAVRWWYQRKFPQARWNYVVGKSWLTGFKSYAQLLQQGRVGGDGPASVDGGVSSVNNINDHPRMRPTDPAAIIFTTGSTGVPKGVLYRQGNFAAQVAELRNQYHIQPGEIDVPCFPLFGLFNAALGVTTVLPVMDFSRPASCDPRRIWGDAIGDNAATQSFASPAVWQKIAARYARELNATKPETTREIISPPATLKRVLSAGAPIAGTLLQELVKCLPPDAEIHTPYGATEALPVATISAREVLAQTWPRTQIGAGVCVGRKFAGIDWRVIPIVSGPVPRLSTVTTLPTGEIGELIVTGPVVTTEYVTRIEANALAKILDDHGRVWHRMGDAGYLDELGRFWFCGRVAHIVWTSGGPLFSTPIEEIFNVVPGVRRTALVGVGPIDHQRAILIVEPAALRKNWRGRATLPPAKALETLRKAILARGAQFAQTEQLRDILFHPNFPVDIRHNAKIFREKLAVWASSQVSGQVPE; encoded by the coding sequence ATGAATGCGCCCGAGAGTCTCCCCGCCGCACCAAGCTACCAGGACGCGCCGGCAATAGATACGACGACATCCGCGGCCCCGCTGGTGAGTGAGTGCCTGGCGGAAATGGCGCGGCGCTATCCGCAGCAAATCGCCATCCGCGATCCGCGCAGCCAGGGGTTTTACCGGGATACGGCCACGGGCCGCTTACGCCAAAGGTACCGTGAAATCACGTTTGACCAGTTAGCCGCGAATGTGCGGGATTTATCGCGGGGACTAGTCCAGGAAGGGGTGACTCCGGGGACGCGACTAGCACTTTTGGTCCCCCCCTCGATCGAATTTATCACCCTGGTTTTTGCCCTGTTACGCGCGGGGGTGGCGCAAATTCTCATCGATCCGGGCATGGGTCCCCAGAACCTTATACGCTGTCTGGCCGAGGCCCAGCCCGCGGGATTTATTACCACCCCCCTGGGCCACGCTGTGCGCTGGTGGTATCAGCGGAAATTTCCGCAGGCGCGCTGGAATTATGTGGTGGGTAAGTCGTGGCTAACGGGCTTTAAAAGTTATGCGCAACTACTGCAACAGGGAAGGGTAGGGGGGGATGGCCCAGCCAGCGTGGATGGTGGGGTGTCCTCTGTAAACAATATTAACGATCATCCTAGGATGCGGCCCACGGATCCCGCAGCGATCATCTTTACCACCGGCAGCACCGGCGTGCCCAAGGGGGTTCTCTATCGCCAGGGAAATTTTGCCGCGCAAGTCGCCGAACTGCGCAACCAATATCACATCCAACCCGGCGAGATTGACGTCCCCTGTTTTCCCCTGTTTGGACTGTTTAACGCGGCTCTGGGCGTGACCACGGTTTTGCCCGTGATGGACTTTTCCCGTCCGGCAAGCTGTGATCCCCGGCGCATCTGGGGAGACGCCATAGGCGATAACGCCGCCACACAAAGCTTTGCCTCGCCCGCGGTATGGCAAAAAATCGCGGCGCGATATGCGCGGGAATTGAACGCGACAAAGCCGGAAACTACCCGCGAAATCATATCACCCCCCGCGACGCTAAAAAGAGTGCTTTCCGCCGGCGCGCCCATCGCGGGGACCCTGTTGCAAGAGCTGGTAAAGTGTCTTCCCCCAGATGCCGAAATTCACACGCCTTATGGCGCGACCGAGGCTCTCCCCGTCGCCACGATAAGCGCCCGAGAAGTTCTCGCCCAGACTTGGCCGCGCACCCAAATCGGCGCCGGTGTCTGCGTGGGACGCAAGTTTGCCGGGATCGACTGGAGGGTGATTCCGATCGTGTCGGGGCCTGTGCCGCGGCTTTCCACGGTCACGACCTTGCCCACGGGAGAGATTGGCGAACTGATTGTGACCGGGCCGGTGGTCACCACCGAATACGTTACCCGCATCGAGGCCAACGCCCTGGCAAAAATACTGGATGATCACGGTCGCGTATGGCACCGGATGGGGGATGCGGGTTATTTGGACGAATTGGGACGGTTCTGGTTTTGCGGGCGGGTGGCGCATATTGTTTGGACCAGCGGGGGACCGCTCTTTTCCACGCCGATCGAGGAAATTTTTAATGTTGTGCCAGGCGTCCGGCGGACGGCGCTCGTCGGCGTGGGGCCGATCGATCATCAGCGCGCTATTTTAATCGTCGAGCCAGCCGCCCTACGCAAAAATTGGCGGGGAAGAGCCACATTGCCCCCCGCTAAGGCACTGGAAACTTTGCGAAAAGCGATCCTCGCGCGCGGGGCGCAATTTGCACAAACCGAGCAGCTGCGAGATATTTTATTCCACCCCAATTTTCCCGTGGATATTCGGCATAATGCCAAAATCTTTCGCGAAAAATTGGCCGTGTGGGCCAGTAGCCAGGTGAGCGGCCAAGTCCCAGAATAA
- a CDS encoding NAD-dependent epimerase/dehydratase family protein, whose protein sequence is MSKTLVTGGGGFLGRAIVAQLRARGDAVQVLGRGSYPDLAANGVEVVSGDVRDVKAVERAVAGCDAVIHTAAKAGIWGKWPEYHEINTRGTELLLSAARRAGVERFVFTSSPSVTFAGGDQCGVDESAPYPNTWLCAYPRTKALAEQAVLAGHDPQGLRTCALRPHLIWGPGDPHLIPRLIARARAGQLRRVGDGTNLIDTIYIDNAATAHLLALDQLAADGPAGGRAYFLSQGEPVNCWDWINQVLSLVDLPPVTRGISTGLAWRIGGALETWHWLTGNAREPRMTRFLAAQLGKSHYFDITRARRELGYEPRISMPEGMRLLRAWLQTTRA, encoded by the coding sequence ATGTCAAAAACCTTGGTCACGGGCGGAGGGGGATTTTTGGGACGGGCGATTGTGGCACAACTGCGCGCGCGGGGGGACGCGGTACAGGTGCTGGGCCGGGGAAGTTACCCCGATCTGGCGGCAAACGGCGTGGAGGTGGTGAGCGGGGATGTGCGGGATGTCAAGGCGGTCGAACGCGCGGTGGCGGGTTGCGACGCGGTGATCCACACCGCGGCCAAGGCGGGCATTTGGGGAAAGTGGCCAGAGTACCACGAAATTAACACACGCGGCACAGAGTTATTGCTAAGCGCGGCGCGGCGCGCTGGCGTGGAGCGGTTTGTCTTTACCAGTAGCCCCAGCGTGACGTTTGCCGGTGGTGACCAGTGTGGTGTCGATGAAAGCGCGCCGTATCCGAACACATGGCTTTGCGCGTATCCCCGGACCAAGGCCCTGGCCGAACAGGCGGTTCTAGCGGGGCATGATCCGCAGGGGCTACGGACCTGCGCGCTGCGGCCGCATTTGATATGGGGGCCGGGAGACCCGCATCTGATTCCAAGGTTGATCGCCCGTGCTAGGGCCGGTCAACTGCGGCGGGTGGGGGATGGCACGAATTTGATAGATACGATTTATATCGACAATGCCGCGACAGCGCATCTGCTGGCGCTGGACCAACTGGCGGCGGATGGCCCGGCGGGGGGGCGGGCGTATTTTCTAAGCCAGGGAGAACCCGTTAACTGCTGGGACTGGATCAACCAAGTGTTGTCGCTCGTTGATTTGCCGCCGGTGACGCGCGGCATCTCCACGGGACTGGCGTGGAGGATTGGTGGAGCGCTCGAGACGTGGCACTGGCTGACGGGGAACGCCCGTGAACCGCGCATGACGCGTTTTTTGGCAGCGCAACTGGGCAAGTCGCATTACTTTGACATAACTCGAGCGCGGCGAGAGTTGGGTTACGAGCCGCGGATTAGTATGCCCGAAGGAATGCGGCTGCTCAGAGCCTGGCTACAAACGACCAGGGCATAA